Proteins encoded together in one Rubripirellula reticaptiva window:
- a CDS encoding sulfatase family protein gives MPSLRLFHVATLFAASWILFCQSSVQAERPNVLWIYVDDMSDWMGCYGDKIANTPNIDSLAAGGVLFQRAYIPAPVCSAARSALITGTMQTTHGLHNHRTMIKKPLPDGIVTVAELFRKAGYLTFNEAKDDYNFDRDRDQMYSPEFNRPTRKQVNSHMLGLDASWLEQLQGKKFFGQIQLKGGKTGGETGSKYPADSRVSEDQVTVPPQYPDHPVFRNAIARHYEQIAETDAQVGAIIAALKAYKLWDNTAVFFFTDHGSPLPRAKQFLFEDGTKIPLVVHWPNGTNKLTQHGTSRSDLVSGIDITTSSLGLAGIEIPSFMEGTDLFASDYQPRKYVISARDRMGNAIDRIRTVRSQRFRYTRNYMTDRALYQPQYRDGYATFTTLRELLGSGKLSPLQRSYYDAVNRQADELYDLQNDPHQTINLAKNPEFAEILSEHRQHLDQWEDATDDKGRYPESQAALKLVFESSAGTCVSPEYDFLKTE, from the coding sequence ATGCCAAGTCTTCGATTGTTCCATGTCGCCACGTTGTTCGCTGCGTCGTGGATACTCTTTTGCCAATCGAGCGTCCAAGCCGAGCGTCCTAATGTGCTGTGGATCTATGTCGACGACATGAGCGACTGGATGGGATGCTACGGCGACAAGATTGCCAACACGCCTAACATCGATAGCCTTGCTGCGGGCGGTGTCTTGTTCCAGCGAGCCTACATTCCAGCGCCGGTCTGTTCAGCAGCACGTTCAGCCTTGATCACCGGAACGATGCAAACCACCCACGGACTGCACAATCATCGAACGATGATCAAGAAGCCGCTGCCCGATGGCATCGTCACGGTTGCGGAACTGTTTCGCAAAGCGGGTTATTTGACATTCAACGAAGCCAAGGACGATTACAACTTTGACCGCGACCGCGACCAGATGTACTCGCCCGAGTTCAATCGCCCTACACGCAAGCAGGTGAATTCGCACATGCTCGGACTCGACGCTTCGTGGCTAGAACAACTTCAAGGCAAAAAGTTTTTCGGCCAAATCCAACTCAAAGGTGGTAAGACTGGCGGCGAAACGGGATCAAAGTACCCAGCCGACAGCCGTGTCAGCGAAGATCAAGTGACGGTGCCACCGCAATATCCCGATCACCCGGTGTTTCGCAACGCAATCGCAAGACACTATGAACAAATCGCCGAAACCGACGCTCAAGTCGGAGCCATCATCGCAGCTCTCAAAGCTTACAAGTTGTGGGACAACACGGCCGTGTTCTTCTTCACCGATCATGGCAGCCCTCTGCCGCGAGCCAAGCAGTTTCTATTCGAGGACGGGACAAAAATCCCACTCGTCGTTCACTGGCCCAACGGAACCAACAAGTTAACCCAACACGGAACATCGCGATCCGACCTTGTCAGCGGTATCGACATCACGACGAGTTCGCTCGGATTGGCGGGAATCGAAATTCCCTCATTCATGGAAGGAACCGATCTATTCGCCAGCGACTATCAGCCACGCAAATACGTCATTTCGGCGCGTGACAGGATGGGCAACGCGATCGACCGAATTCGCACCGTGCGTTCCCAGAGATTTCGATACACACGAAACTACATGACTGACCGAGCGCTTTATCAGCCACAATATCGCGACGGCTACGCCACGTTCACAACGCTACGAGAATTGCTGGGATCGGGAAAACTTAGCCCGCTGCAACGGTCATACTACGATGCAGTCAATCGGCAAGCAGACGAACTCTACGATTTACAGAACGACCCGCATCAGACAATCAACTTGGCGAAGAACCCCGAGTTTGCAGAGATACTGAGCGAACATCGTCAGCACCTCGATCAGTGGGAAGACGCCACCGACGACAAGGGACGATACCCGGAAAGCCAAGCGGCACTGAAATTAGTCTTCGAGTCATCAGCCGGAACCTGCGTTTCGCCTGAGTACGATTTTTTGAAAACGGAATGA
- a CDS encoding 3-keto-disaccharide hydrolase, protein MSSQRCVISFLFLSVLALFWTSSLHAQSVPQELLGDWSLELQSGQPAWMSIVEKEGRGSVYMRVYIGPDGPYEVTEVFDGRIKFSLEPKRKTKDGEVTAVQTVDVGLTNGKLDGVIIRTPSKGNAEERTPFTGKYIPAMPPVAPDLSKVHFGHPISLFNGKDLSGWRTHESDKTNGWSAIDGMLVNTTTKTDFSATGDYANLRTEAEFEDFWLHIEFLVEEARNSGIYLRGMYEAQVVDRDSRMQGIQGVGAIFGRIAPSTNAGNPGGHWQTYDLTLVDRHVTVVLNGAKVIDNQPVIGPTAGAIYTNPAASGPIYLQGDHTTVRFKDIYLAPVVK, encoded by the coding sequence ATGAGCTCACAACGCTGCGTAATCTCGTTTTTATTTTTATCCGTGCTGGCTTTGTTTTGGACATCGTCCTTGCACGCACAGTCGGTGCCCCAAGAACTTCTAGGCGATTGGTCGCTTGAACTTCAATCGGGACAACCAGCTTGGATGAGCATTGTCGAAAAAGAAGGACGCGGCTCCGTTTACATGCGTGTCTACATCGGCCCCGATGGTCCCTACGAAGTTACCGAAGTCTTCGATGGACGCATCAAGTTTTCGCTCGAACCAAAACGCAAAACGAAAGATGGCGAGGTCACTGCGGTCCAAACGGTGGATGTTGGCTTAACCAACGGCAAGCTGGACGGAGTGATCATTCGCACGCCCAGCAAAGGCAACGCAGAAGAACGCACCCCATTCACAGGCAAGTACATTCCCGCGATGCCTCCGGTCGCTCCCGACCTGTCGAAGGTCCATTTTGGCCACCCGATTTCGCTGTTCAATGGCAAAGACTTGTCGGGCTGGAGAACTCACGAATCCGACAAGACAAATGGCTGGAGTGCAATCGACGGTATGCTGGTCAATACGACAACCAAGACGGACTTTAGCGCGACGGGCGATTATGCCAATTTAAGAACTGAAGCTGAATTTGAAGACTTCTGGCTCCACATCGAGTTTCTCGTCGAAGAAGCTCGAAACAGCGGAATCTATCTGCGCGGCATGTACGAGGCTCAAGTGGTCGACCGCGACAGCCGGATGCAAGGGATACAAGGCGTCGGCGCGATCTTCGGCAGAATAGCTCCGTCGACCAATGCCGGTAATCCTGGCGGACACTGGCAAACCTATGATTTGACGCTCGTCGATCGCCACGTCACCGTTGTTCTAAATGGAGCGAAGGTGATCGACAACCAACCGGTCATCGGACCAACGGCCGGTGCGATTTACACCAACCCGGCCGCCTCCGGACCGATCTATCTACAAGGAGACCACACCACCGTTCGGTTCAAGGACATCTACTTGGCTCCTGTCGTGAAATAG
- a CDS encoding arylsulfatase yields the protein MLTLALFSLTVSSSLFGAIAEQRPNVIYIFADDLGPGMLGCYGQQIVTTPNIDKLAREGMKFNNYYGGVFCAPARWTLLTGMHDGRIGGWEQTRAGLPIYRDAGNITEDEYQKALAKLKANAHPIATNEVFLGQIGQQAGYATAQFGKLDIGFLTWHERVKRFGWDFYEGYYDHQRCHGFYPPYLWRNGDRFELPGNTMADCGKTSERGDEPVGYGGETYSQNVFIEGILKYLRNHKDEPFFLYHPTQLPHGPVSIPELHPDFANHPTLTLAEKKYASMVKMLDDHVGLIMAELKALGIDDNTIVLFASDNGHELYYGPKDNYKKQRLTINEPANLADKKWRTSECGDVFDGAHGRAGLKRSAYQGGMQCPLIARWPGKISPGAETNLLAAHYDFLATLAELVGRQAPAGKDGISYLPTLLGQPQNQQHDYVIVNNHFAQMGSRALITREGLKLVEANRNQGVFQLYDILQDNEERNDLASHQPEKVAQLKAILQSETDSPRPDLGM from the coding sequence ATGCTGACCCTGGCCTTGTTCAGCCTTACTGTTTCGAGCTCACTTTTCGGCGCAATCGCCGAGCAACGCCCTAACGTCATCTACATTTTTGCGGACGATCTGGGTCCAGGAATGCTGGGATGTTATGGCCAGCAGATTGTCACAACGCCCAACATTGACAAGCTCGCTCGCGAGGGGATGAAGTTCAACAATTACTACGGCGGTGTATTCTGTGCGCCGGCGCGTTGGACTCTATTGACGGGTATGCATGATGGTCGCATTGGTGGTTGGGAGCAAACCCGCGCGGGACTGCCCATTTACCGAGACGCTGGCAATATCACCGAGGACGAGTATCAAAAAGCGCTTGCCAAATTGAAGGCGAACGCTCATCCAATCGCCACCAACGAAGTGTTTCTTGGCCAGATCGGTCAGCAAGCAGGTTACGCAACGGCACAATTTGGCAAGCTTGACATTGGCTTTCTAACCTGGCACGAACGCGTCAAACGATTCGGCTGGGACTTCTACGAAGGTTACTACGACCACCAACGTTGCCATGGTTTTTACCCACCCTATTTGTGGCGAAACGGCGACCGTTTTGAGTTGCCCGGAAACACGATGGCAGACTGTGGCAAGACGAGTGAACGCGGCGATGAACCCGTTGGCTATGGCGGAGAAACCTATTCCCAGAATGTCTTTATCGAAGGAATTTTAAAGTATTTGCGCAACCACAAAGACGAACCATTCTTTCTGTATCATCCAACCCAGTTGCCGCATGGGCCGGTCTCGATACCGGAACTGCATCCTGATTTTGCCAATCATCCAACCTTGACACTGGCAGAAAAGAAGTACGCATCGATGGTCAAGATGCTTGACGATCATGTTGGACTGATCATGGCAGAACTAAAGGCATTGGGTATCGACGACAATACGATCGTCCTGTTTGCATCGGACAACGGCCACGAACTCTACTACGGCCCCAAAGACAATTACAAGAAACAACGACTGACGATCAACGAGCCCGCGAACTTGGCCGACAAGAAGTGGCGAACGTCAGAGTGTGGCGACGTCTTCGACGGTGCTCATGGTCGGGCCGGGCTAAAACGCAGTGCTTACCAAGGCGGCATGCAGTGCCCATTGATCGCACGCTGGCCTGGAAAAATCAGCCCGGGTGCCGAGACAAACTTGCTGGCCGCGCACTACGATTTTTTGGCAACCCTCGCTGAACTTGTTGGCCGGCAAGCACCAGCCGGGAAAGATGGAATCTCGTACCTGCCGACGCTGCTAGGCCAGCCACAAAACCAACAGCACGACTACGTCATCGTCAACAACCACTTCGCGCAGATGGGCAGCCGTGCCTTGATCACTCGCGAAGGTCTGAAATTGGTGGAAGCGAATCGAAATCAGGGTGTTTTCCAGCTTTACGACATCCTTCAAGACAACGAAGAACGGAATGATCTCGCCAGTCACCAACCCGAAAAGGTTGCTCAATTAAAAGCGATTCTTCAGTCTGAAACGGACTCACCACGCCCAGACCTTGGCATGTAG
- a CDS encoding transposase, whose amino-acid sequence MTRHGRTDDEFDAIRHLLPKQPSDRPGRCWIDHRSVIDGILWIAKTGMVARSSHCRSTNRVKTDSFVAVDPPR is encoded by the coding sequence ATGACACGTCACGGTCGCACAGATGACGAGTTCGATGCAATCCGTCATCTGCTGCCCAAACAACCATCTGATCGACCGGGTCGATGTTGGATCGATCATCGTTCTGTAATAGACGGCATTCTGTGGATCGCTAAGACGGGTATGGTTGCCCGCTCGTCCCATTGCCGAAGTACTAACCGAGTGAAAACAGATTCCTTTGTAGCCGTCGATCCACCGCGCTAG